One Pseudomonas brassicacearum genomic region harbors:
- a CDS encoding ABC transporter ATP-binding protein, translating into MLDMSAVHKSRGAGSQRYSLVIPRLQLRAGEQLAVVGPSGCGKSTLLDLLALVLAPDQAGRFDFSPANAPLDIAKLWRGSQQGTLAELRSRHLGYVLQTGGLLGFLDVRGNIELSRKLLGLKDDGSVTRLAGQLDIADQLDKKPADLSVGQRQRVSCARALAHGPRLLLADEPTAALDPLNAERVMQLLVTQAREHGVCCVVATHDETLARDSGLQVRRISCRRDDDGGVTATLGEAC; encoded by the coding sequence ATGCTGGACATGAGCGCAGTGCACAAAAGCCGGGGCGCCGGCAGCCAGCGCTACAGCCTGGTGATTCCACGGCTGCAACTGCGTGCCGGTGAGCAACTGGCGGTGGTTGGACCCAGCGGCTGCGGCAAAAGCACTTTGCTCGACTTGCTCGCGCTGGTGCTGGCGCCGGATCAGGCCGGGCGGTTCGACTTCAGCCCTGCCAACGCGCCGCTGGACATCGCCAAATTGTGGCGTGGGTCGCAACAAGGCACCTTGGCCGAGCTGCGCAGTCGTCACCTGGGTTATGTTCTGCAAACCGGCGGCCTGTTGGGCTTCCTGGACGTGCGCGGCAACATCGAGTTGTCGCGAAAACTGTTGGGTTTGAAGGATGACGGCAGCGTGACGCGCCTGGCTGGGCAGTTGGATATTGCCGATCAACTGGACAAGAAGCCGGCGGACTTGTCCGTCGGCCAGCGCCAGCGAGTCAGTTGCGCCCGCGCCCTGGCCCATGGCCCGCGCCTGCTGCTGGCGGATGAGCCGACCGCTGCCCTCGACCCACTGAACGCCGAGCGCGTCATGCAGTTGCTGGTGACCCAGGCCCGCGAACACGGTGTGTGTTGTGTAGTCGCCACCCACGACGAAACGCTGGCCCGCGACAGCGGTTTGCAGGTACGGCGCATCAGTTGCCGTCGCGACGACGACGGCGGCGTCACCGCCACCCTCGGGGAGGCTTGCTGA